The Agromyces mangrovi genome contains a region encoding:
- a CDS encoding CPBP family intramembrane glutamic endopeptidase: MTEQATPARTNPWKSFWDRGGWWKALLFVAVYLAAYTYLPFLAQPFMGDALDVDSALETPASVFFGIMLPLVIGSILLIVFALTVRWLPVPLFGRQPVRGRWWMWFAPALILIPILLRAFGTDYSQYSVAVIATVFLTGAFVGFSEELLTRGVVVVLLRRAGHNEWVVAFLSALFFAALHSVNFFTGQDPQTVLGTLFYTFCFGLMMYLVMRVTGSIVWAMVLHALTDPTTMLATGGVDEQNVQTTNVLIGLVAPATVLMFVGALVMLVFIRGDANGRAAAEEPERVAAPKA; encoded by the coding sequence ATGACCGAGCAGGCCACCCCCGCACGCACCAACCCGTGGAAGTCCTTCTGGGACCGCGGCGGGTGGTGGAAGGCGCTCCTCTTCGTCGCCGTCTACCTGGCCGCCTACACGTACCTGCCGTTCCTCGCGCAGCCGTTCATGGGCGACGCGCTCGACGTGGACAGCGCCCTCGAGACGCCGGCGAGCGTGTTCTTCGGCATCATGCTGCCCCTCGTCATCGGCTCGATCCTGCTGATCGTGTTCGCACTCACCGTGCGCTGGCTGCCCGTGCCACTCTTCGGCCGGCAGCCCGTGCGCGGCCGCTGGTGGATGTGGTTCGCCCCGGCGCTCATCCTCATCCCGATCCTGCTGCGCGCCTTCGGCACCGACTACAGCCAGTACTCCGTGGCGGTGATCGCGACGGTGTTCCTGACGGGGGCCTTCGTCGGGTTCTCGGAGGAGCTGCTCACGCGCGGCGTCGTGGTGGTCCTGCTGCGACGAGCGGGTCACAACGAGTGGGTGGTCGCGTTCCTCTCGGCGCTCTTCTTCGCGGCCCTGCACAGCGTCAACTTCTTCACCGGCCAAGACCCTCAGACGGTGTTGGGCACCCTGTTCTACACCTTCTGCTTCGGCCTGATGATGTACCTCGTCATGCGGGTGACGGGCAGCATCGTCTGGGCGATGGTGCTGCACGCGCTCACCGACCCGACCACGATGCTCGCAACGGGCGGGGTCGACGAGCAGAACGTCCAGACGACGAACGTGCTCATCGGCCTCGTGGCTCCCGCGACGGTCCTCATGTTCGTGGGGGCGCTGGTCATGCTCGTCTTCATCCGCGGCGACGCGAACGGGCGCGCCGCCGCGGAAGAGCCGGAGCGGGTCGCAGCGCCGAAGGCCTGA
- a CDS encoding LacI family DNA-binding transcriptional regulator, with amino-acid sequence MSQTTGARRVTAADIARSLGISRATVGFVLNDTPGQTISEATRTRVLDEARRLGYRPHIAARALASGRSRIVLLVLPDWPLDFNLRRNIEEASLALDEAGYALITYTPHPTGHARPLWETLQPDVVLAMAPWAPGQVESIRAAGVTRIIPDPDAPPQAEWHEEGPGLQVRRLVELGHRRIAFAGSADPRIVDLVAMRRTIAAAAAAELALDPLPTADIELTDASAEAALDGWRAAGVTAVVAYNDDVAAALVGAAHRTGLRVPDDLSVIGHDDTPLASMLEPRLTTIRVDTVGLGRFLAQLALATVEELPEPPTVGPDLRVALVERATTAPPTA; translated from the coding sequence ATGTCGCAGACGACCGGAGCACGCCGGGTGACCGCTGCCGACATCGCGCGATCCCTCGGCATCTCGCGCGCAACCGTCGGCTTCGTGCTGAACGACACCCCCGGCCAGACCATCTCCGAAGCCACGCGCACGCGCGTGCTCGACGAGGCTCGGCGCCTCGGCTACCGTCCGCACATCGCGGCCCGCGCTCTCGCAAGCGGCCGCAGCCGAATCGTCCTCCTCGTTCTCCCCGATTGGCCGCTCGACTTCAACCTCCGACGCAACATCGAGGAGGCCTCGCTGGCCCTCGACGAGGCGGGCTACGCGCTCATCACGTACACGCCCCACCCGACCGGGCACGCACGCCCGCTCTGGGAGACGCTGCAACCCGACGTCGTGCTCGCGATGGCACCCTGGGCGCCGGGGCAGGTCGAGTCCATCCGTGCCGCGGGTGTCACGCGCATCATCCCCGATCCCGACGCGCCACCTCAGGCGGAGTGGCACGAAGAGGGTCCGGGGCTCCAGGTGCGCCGCCTGGTCGAGCTCGGCCACCGCCGCATCGCGTTCGCCGGGTCGGCCGACCCGCGCATCGTCGACCTGGTCGCCATGCGTCGCACCATCGCCGCCGCGGCCGCTGCAGAGCTCGCCCTCGACCCGCTCCCCACCGCCGACATCGAGCTGACGGATGCCTCGGCGGAGGCCGCGCTCGACGGCTGGCGCGCCGCCGGAGTGACCGCCGTCGTCGCCTACAACGACGACGTGGCCGCCGCGCTCGTCGGCGCCGCGCACCGCACCGGCCTGCGGGTCCCCGACGACCTCTCCGTGATCGGCCACGACGACACCCCGCTCGCGAGCATGCTCGAGCCGCGGCTCACGACGATCCGCGTCGACACCGTCGGCCTCGGCCGGTTCCTCGCCCAGCTCGCGCTCGCGACCGTCGAGGAACTCCCGGAGCCGCCGACCGTCGGCCCCGACCTGCGCGTCGCGCTCGTCGAGCGCGCAACTACTGCGCCGCCGACCGCCTGA
- a CDS encoding MFS transporter — protein sequence MNAPNDHDGESLPAPSSAAIPAATVDPESLAEQAAAAPRSGDDLPKVNARYIWFMVLAQFGVFMAFITPLAISLSIRVNELAPGHEEVLGYITGAGALFVMLSAPFMGIWSDRTRTAIGRRRPFMIGGMIVGVVSLVVMALAPSVFLLGVGWVLAQWGWGTTLSNLQISTADRLPEEQRGKVAGLTGFATQVAPVFGVILTVGVTGNPLLLFLIPGAVGVVLVTLFVTLVHEDDSRGLPKDTLTIAGLLRKYLYNPAQYPDFSWNWLGRFLFYFGLTLNTTFTAFFFANRLGVDVTEVAGIIATLGGVGVLAVTAGALGGGFLSDRFRRRKVFVVAGGALMAVGMLLMAFSTDLPLLIAGSLIVSAGIGMFSAVDQALLLDVLPEKATDAGRFMGITGFATSIPQSAAPLIASSILLVGVTGGEKNYTLLYVIAAALVLLGGLVILRIRSVR from the coding sequence ATGAACGCACCGAACGACCACGACGGCGAGTCCCTGCCGGCGCCGAGTTCCGCGGCCATCCCGGCCGCGACCGTCGACCCGGAGAGCCTGGCTGAGCAGGCTGCTGCCGCTCCGCGTTCGGGTGACGACCTGCCGAAGGTGAACGCCCGCTACATCTGGTTCATGGTCTTGGCGCAGTTCGGCGTCTTCATGGCCTTCATCACCCCGCTGGCGATCTCGCTGTCGATCCGCGTGAACGAACTCGCGCCGGGTCACGAAGAGGTGCTCGGTTACATCACGGGCGCCGGTGCGCTCTTCGTCATGCTCAGCGCACCGTTCATGGGCATCTGGAGCGACCGCACCCGCACGGCCATCGGCCGCCGCCGTCCGTTCATGATCGGCGGCATGATCGTGGGCGTCGTCTCGCTCGTCGTCATGGCGCTCGCCCCGAGCGTGTTCCTGCTGGGCGTCGGCTGGGTGCTCGCGCAATGGGGCTGGGGCACCACGCTCAGCAACCTGCAGATCTCGACAGCCGACCGCCTGCCCGAGGAGCAGCGCGGCAAGGTCGCCGGCCTCACCGGCTTCGCCACCCAGGTCGCGCCCGTCTTCGGCGTCATCCTCACCGTCGGCGTCACCGGCAACCCGCTGCTGCTCTTCCTCATCCCGGGTGCGGTCGGCGTCGTGCTCGTCACCCTCTTCGTCACCCTCGTGCACGAGGACGACAGCCGCGGGCTGCCGAAGGACACGCTCACCATCGCCGGGCTGCTGCGCAAGTACCTGTACAACCCGGCCCAGTACCCCGACTTCTCGTGGAACTGGCTCGGTCGCTTCCTCTTCTACTTCGGCCTGACGCTGAACACCACCTTCACCGCCTTCTTCTTCGCCAACCGGCTCGGCGTCGACGTGACCGAGGTCGCGGGCATCATCGCGACACTCGGCGGCGTCGGCGTCCTCGCCGTCACGGCCGGCGCACTCGGTGGCGGGTTCCTCTCCGACCGGTTCCGCCGCCGCAAGGTGTTCGTCGTCGCGGGCGGCGCTCTCATGGCCGTCGGCATGCTGCTCATGGCGTTCTCGACCGACCTGCCGCTGCTCATCGCCGGCTCGCTCATCGTGTCCGCCGGCATCGGCATGTTCTCCGCCGTCGACCAGGCGCTGCTGCTCGACGTGCTGCCCGAGAAGGCGACCGACGCCGGTCGCTTCATGGGCATCACCGGCTTCGCCACGTCGATCCCCCAGTCGGCCGCCCCGCTCATCGCGTCATCGATTCTGCTCGTGGGCGTCACCGGCGGCGAGAAGAACTACACCTTGCTCTACGTGATCGCCGCAGCACTCGTGCTGCTGGGTGGCCTGGTCATCCTGCGCATCCGCTCGGTGCGCTGA
- a CDS encoding beta-glucosidase family protein, whose product MSSTDTTSRRTAGVDDLVAQLTLEEKALLLEGVDSWRTNAIPRLGIPSLFLTDGPHGVRMVRDDGGAFGVGDNRPSTSFPTSATVAHSWDPDLARRMGAAIARESRDFGVHVLLAPGVNIMRNPLCGRNFEYYSEDPLVSGAFGTAFVQGVQGQGVATSVKHFAANSNEDYRFVGDSLVDERALREIYLRAFERIVRDARPATVMCAYNRLNGTFCSDHRELLTGILRNEWEFDGVVMTDWGAMHDRVASLEAGCELDMPGEVAHNRAAIIDAVRDGRLAPEVLDEAVRRMLRLIERATPDAASPAEPHDPVAHAALAREIAIDSGVLLANDGTLPLDAGAPAGSLVVVGELFEKMRFQGAGSSLILPPEVVTPKDAFDARGVDYAYARGYRTLTAERDPALAREAVDAARVAETVLFFGGLDDFEESEGFDRTHLRLGEPQVALLRELLDTGARVVLVLFAGAPVEVPFAEELAAVLDLALPGMHGGEAAAALLFGEANPSGKLTETWTRTATDASSGADYDRGVIARYAESIYVGYRYHDAAGTPLAYPFGHGLSYTGFAYRDLDVRVVGDRVEVGATIANTGGRAGAEVVQLYVGNNDGAVFKAEQELRAFAKVPVAAGAEERVTLSFELGDLAYWDVAAHDWVLEDGEYEIRVSASAADIRLRAPLTVDRGHTSRSPYPAAVDADYATPPVGIPASFPTLLGREVPEEDRSGRLTFETRLGDAGRSFIGRAVLGAVLGCVRKEFRAAQAMPDSAERDAKLKSTHFVVRMMPSMSLRSLAMSSGGAMPYGLAAGLAEIAEGHPLRGIRRIFGRRRAATADRPTT is encoded by the coding sequence ATGAGCTCCACCGATACGACCTCCCGGCGCACCGCCGGCGTCGACGACCTCGTCGCGCAGCTGACGCTCGAAGAGAAGGCACTGCTCCTCGAGGGCGTCGACTCCTGGCGCACCAACGCGATCCCCCGCCTCGGTATCCCGTCGCTGTTCCTCACCGACGGCCCGCACGGTGTCCGGATGGTGCGGGACGACGGCGGCGCGTTCGGCGTCGGCGACAACCGGCCCTCGACGTCGTTCCCGACGTCGGCGACGGTCGCGCACTCGTGGGACCCCGACCTCGCCCGCCGAATGGGCGCCGCGATCGCGCGCGAGAGCCGCGACTTCGGCGTGCACGTGCTGCTTGCGCCCGGCGTGAACATCATGCGCAATCCGCTCTGCGGCCGGAACTTCGAGTACTACTCCGAGGACCCGCTCGTCTCGGGCGCCTTCGGCACGGCGTTCGTGCAGGGCGTGCAGGGGCAGGGTGTGGCGACCAGCGTCAAGCACTTCGCCGCGAACTCGAACGAGGACTACCGGTTCGTCGGCGACAGCCTCGTCGACGAGCGCGCCCTCCGCGAGATCTACCTGAGGGCCTTCGAGCGGATCGTCCGCGACGCTCGGCCCGCGACGGTGATGTGCGCATACAACCGGCTGAACGGCACGTTCTGCTCCGACCACCGCGAACTGCTCACGGGCATCCTCCGCAACGAGTGGGAGTTCGACGGCGTCGTGATGACCGACTGGGGCGCCATGCACGACCGGGTCGCGAGCCTCGAGGCGGGGTGCGAGCTCGACATGCCCGGCGAGGTCGCCCACAATCGCGCGGCGATCATCGACGCGGTGCGCGACGGGCGGCTCGCACCGGAGGTGCTCGACGAGGCGGTGCGGCGGATGCTGCGCCTGATCGAGCGCGCGACGCCAGACGCCGCCTCGCCCGCCGAGCCGCACGACCCGGTCGCCCACGCGGCCCTCGCCCGCGAGATCGCGATCGACAGCGGCGTGCTGCTGGCCAACGACGGCACGCTCCCACTCGACGCCGGCGCACCTGCCGGGTCGCTCGTCGTCGTCGGCGAGCTGTTCGAGAAGATGCGCTTCCAGGGCGCCGGCTCGTCGCTGATCCTGCCGCCGGAGGTCGTGACCCCGAAGGACGCGTTCGACGCCCGCGGCGTCGACTACGCCTATGCACGCGGCTACCGCACGCTCACCGCCGAGCGAGACCCGGCGCTCGCCCGGGAGGCGGTGGACGCCGCCCGTGTCGCGGAGACCGTGCTCTTCTTCGGCGGGCTCGACGACTTCGAGGAGAGCGAGGGGTTCGACCGCACGCACCTGCGCCTCGGCGAGCCGCAGGTCGCGCTGCTTCGCGAGCTGCTCGACACGGGCGCGCGCGTGGTGCTGGTCCTCTTCGCCGGGGCGCCCGTCGAAGTGCCGTTCGCCGAGGAACTGGCGGCGGTGCTCGACCTCGCACTGCCCGGCATGCACGGCGGCGAGGCCGCAGCCGCGCTGCTGTTCGGGGAGGCGAACCCGTCGGGCAAGCTCACCGAGACGTGGACCCGCACCGCGACCGACGCCAGCTCCGGCGCGGACTACGATCGCGGCGTGATCGCGCGGTACGCCGAGTCGATCTACGTCGGCTACCGATACCACGACGCCGCTGGCACACCGCTCGCCTATCCCTTCGGGCACGGCCTCTCGTACACCGGGTTCGCCTACCGCGACCTCGATGTGCGGGTCGTGGGCGACCGGGTCGAGGTGGGCGCGACGATCGCGAACACCGGCGGCCGCGCTGGCGCCGAGGTCGTGCAGCTCTACGTGGGCAACAACGACGGCGCCGTGTTCAAGGCCGAGCAGGAGCTCCGCGCCTTCGCCAAGGTGCCGGTCGCGGCGGGCGCCGAGGAGCGCGTGACACTCTCGTTCGAGCTCGGCGATCTCGCCTACTGGGATGTCGCGGCGCACGACTGGGTGTTGGAGGACGGCGAGTACGAGATCCGCGTGTCCGCGTCGGCCGCCGACATCCGCCTGCGTGCCCCGCTGACGGTCGACCGCGGCCACACGTCGCGGTCGCCGTATCCGGCAGCGGTCGATGCCGACTATGCCACGCCGCCCGTGGGCATTCCCGCGAGCTTCCCCACGCTGCTCGGCCGGGAGGTCCCCGAGGAGGACCGCTCCGGACGGCTCACGTTCGAGACCCGCCTCGGCGATGCGGGCCGTTCGTTCATCGGCCGGGCCGTGCTGGGGGCCGTCCTGGGCTGCGTGCGCAAGGAGTTCCGGGCCGCGCAGGCGATGCCCGACTCGGCGGAGCGCGACGCCAAGCTCAAGAGCACGCACTTCGTGGTGCGCATGATGCCGAGCATGTCGCTGCGGAGCCTCGCGATGTCGTCCGGCGGGGCGATGCCGTACGGCCTCGCCGCGGGCCTGGCGGAGATCGCCGAGGGTCATCCGCTCCGAGGCATCCGACGCATCTTCGGGCGCCGCCGCGCTGCGACCGCCGACCGGCCGACCACGTAG
- a CDS encoding family 78 glycoside hydrolase catalytic domain: MEIARLTVDGLETGRIVDEPPTIAFALASTTPGEALDTAHVRIGDWETTTREQVGIRYGGTLEPYTEYPVRIEATGMSGATATAQTSFRTGRLDRAWVGRWITDAAYETPKQQSPVPMVFRTAFDTTKPVRRAWIEATALGVYELELNGAKVGDEYFAPGFTSYGHRIQVQTYDVTAQLAAGNTLVATVAGGWAVGSFTHKRKNMIYADRQAFLAELHLEYEDGSGDIVATGPEWEVATDGPVRMAEWYDGETFDATVEPDAMTWKRADVTAPRGTPELVAQVGPPVRAQATMAPVSRTVAPSGEVVYDFGQNFAGVVHARLRGRRGQEVVFRHAEVLVDDELFTTSLRTAKATATYTCVDGEQEYSPRLTYMGFRYVGVRGIDPEDLELTALVLHSDLPEVGEFECSDPLLNRLQDAIRWGGRSNFVDVPTDCPQRDEREGWTGDLAVFASTAAFNFDMSRFLDKWLRDVSAEQARGGGIPMVVPKAGNPFPTMATSVWGDVCILAPWAEYLARGDLGSLRRRYPTMRRFLKAAGWWARLFSVRPDRRRVWRFPFQFGDWAAPTGGAKDWLARGKWIGTAYYANSCAIVAQIADLLGEHEDAARYRALREDIARAYRNVFTDGAGRLKDEFQTGYVLPLHFGLVEGAEREAMADHLVRLVDENDGRLSTGFPGTPYILFALSDSGRVDEAFRLLRQTGCPSWLYMIESGGTTIWERWDALRPDGTVNVSELMAGGSDEESGGGMVSFNHYAAGAVGDWLYRRIAGLEPTSGGYRTFRVRPLLGGGLTSARASTRTPYGVASSSWTLDDDRFALRVEVPVSTTATVVLPDGTEHECMSGVHEFACDAPGDLATGAPALSTDRG; the protein is encoded by the coding sequence ATGGAGATCGCCCGCCTGACCGTCGATGGCCTCGAGACCGGACGCATCGTCGACGAGCCGCCCACGATCGCGTTCGCGCTGGCGTCCACGACGCCGGGCGAGGCGCTCGACACCGCCCACGTGCGCATCGGCGACTGGGAGACGACGACCCGCGAGCAGGTCGGCATCCGCTACGGCGGCACCCTCGAGCCGTACACCGAGTACCCGGTGCGCATCGAGGCGACCGGCATGAGCGGTGCGACCGCGACCGCGCAGACCTCGTTCCGCACCGGGCGGCTGGACCGCGCCTGGGTCGGCCGCTGGATCACCGACGCCGCCTACGAGACCCCCAAGCAGCAGTCGCCGGTGCCCATGGTCTTCCGCACTGCCTTCGACACGACGAAGCCCGTGCGCCGCGCGTGGATCGAGGCGACCGCGCTCGGCGTGTACGAGCTCGAGCTGAACGGCGCGAAGGTGGGCGACGAGTACTTCGCGCCCGGGTTCACGTCGTACGGTCACCGCATCCAGGTGCAGACCTACGACGTGACCGCGCAACTCGCGGCCGGCAACACCCTCGTGGCGACGGTCGCGGGCGGCTGGGCCGTCGGGTCGTTCACCCACAAGCGCAAGAACATGATCTACGCCGACCGCCAGGCGTTCCTCGCCGAGCTGCACCTCGAGTACGAGGACGGCTCGGGCGACATCGTCGCCACCGGCCCCGAGTGGGAGGTCGCGACCGACGGCCCCGTGCGCATGGCCGAGTGGTACGACGGCGAGACCTTCGACGCGACCGTCGAGCCCGACGCGATGACCTGGAAGCGAGCGGATGTCACGGCGCCGCGCGGCACGCCCGAGCTCGTCGCACAGGTCGGCCCGCCGGTCCGTGCGCAGGCCACGATGGCCCCCGTCTCGCGCACGGTCGCCCCGAGCGGCGAGGTCGTCTACGACTTCGGCCAGAACTTCGCGGGAGTCGTCCACGCGCGGCTGCGGGGCCGCCGGGGCCAGGAGGTCGTGTTCCGCCACGCGGAGGTGCTCGTCGACGACGAGCTGTTCACGACGTCGCTGCGCACAGCGAAGGCGACCGCGACCTACACCTGCGTCGACGGCGAGCAGGAGTACTCGCCGCGCCTGACCTACATGGGCTTCCGGTACGTGGGCGTGCGGGGCATCGACCCCGAGGACCTCGAGCTCACCGCGCTCGTGCTGCACTCCGACCTCCCCGAGGTCGGCGAGTTCGAGTGCTCCGACCCGCTGCTGAACCGCCTGCAGGACGCCATCCGCTGGGGTGGCAGGTCGAACTTCGTCGACGTTCCGACCGACTGCCCGCAGCGCGACGAGCGCGAGGGCTGGACCGGTGACCTGGCCGTGTTCGCGTCGACCGCCGCGTTCAACTTCGACATGAGCCGCTTCCTCGACAAGTGGCTGCGCGACGTTTCGGCCGAGCAGGCGCGCGGCGGCGGCATCCCCATGGTCGTGCCGAAGGCCGGCAACCCGTTCCCCACGATGGCGACCTCGGTCTGGGGCGACGTCTGCATCCTGGCCCCCTGGGCCGAGTACCTCGCGCGCGGCGACCTGGGCTCGCTCCGTCGGCGGTACCCGACGATGCGCCGATTCCTGAAGGCCGCCGGCTGGTGGGCGCGGCTCTTCTCGGTGCGCCCCGACCGGCGCCGCGTCTGGCGCTTCCCGTTCCAGTTCGGCGACTGGGCCGCTCCGACCGGCGGCGCGAAGGACTGGCTCGCCCGCGGCAAGTGGATCGGCACGGCGTACTACGCGAACTCCTGCGCGATCGTGGCGCAGATCGCCGACCTGCTCGGCGAGCACGAGGACGCGGCCCGCTACCGCGCGCTCCGAGAGGACATCGCGCGGGCGTACCGCAACGTCTTCACCGACGGCGCGGGCCGCCTGAAGGACGAGTTCCAGACCGGCTACGTGCTGCCGCTGCACTTCGGCCTCGTCGAAGGCGCCGAGCGCGAGGCGATGGCCGACCACCTGGTGCGGCTGGTCGACGAGAACGACGGCCGCCTCTCGACCGGGTTCCCCGGCACGCCCTACATCCTGTTCGCCCTCTCCGACAGCGGTCGCGTCGACGAGGCGTTCCGCCTGCTCCGGCAAACCGGCTGCCCGTCGTGGCTGTACATGATCGAGTCGGGCGGCACGACGATCTGGGAGCGCTGGGACGCGCTGCGCCCCGACGGCACGGTGAACGTGTCCGAGCTGATGGCGGGCGGCTCCGACGAGGAGTCGGGCGGCGGCATGGTGTCCTTCAACCACTACGCCGCCGGCGCGGTGGGTGACTGGCTGTACCGCCGCATCGCCGGCCTCGAGCCCACCTCGGGCGGGTACCGCACGTTCCGCGTGCGGCCGCTGCTCGGCGGCGGGCTGACCTCGGCCCGGGCGAGCACGCGCACCCCGTACGGCGTCGCGTCGTCGTCGTGGACCCTCGACGACGACCGGTTCGCCCTCCGCGTCGAGGTGCCGGTCTCGACCACCGCGACGGTCGTGCTGCCCGACGGCACCGAGCACGAGTGCATGAGCGGCGTGCACGAGTTCGCCTGCGACGCTCCCGGAGACCTCGCGACCGGCGCCCCGGCACTCTCAACGGATCGTGGCTGA
- a CDS encoding NAD-dependent epimerase/dehydratase family protein, with protein MTRTRVLLTGATGNWGRAALREFARRADRVDVVAFAMPTERDRAALAEFDGMDTLEVAWGDLTDPAAVAAAIRGVDVVLHVGAVVSPLADEQPELAHRVNVGSMRNIIDAVRALPDPATVAVVGIGTVAQAGSRNPPHHWGRVGDPIRVSHFDEYGQSKVIAERLLVDSGLPKWVQLRQTGIFHPGMLEIRDPIMTHSPFGGVMEWVSDEDSARLLANICEPDVPAEFWGGVYDIGGGDGWRLTNWQLQTALGGAMGVRDIRRWYDRNWFATRNFHGMWYSDSDRLEELVPFREDTFDDAIARAIAAAPASVRAAGRVPSWIVKHLVMKPLTRQPRGTMHAIADRDEAEIAAHFGSLDEWRAIGDWSSFEPPNPSRIPTELDHGYDESKAPAGWSALDYLEVAAHRGGSLLSADVSRGDVATPLAWACASGHEFAASPRLVLTAGHWCPVCVTDVAGYARQAEANAFLRQVVDA; from the coding sequence ATGACCCGCACCAGAGTCCTCCTCACCGGCGCGACCGGCAACTGGGGCCGCGCCGCTCTCCGCGAGTTCGCTCGGCGCGCCGACCGCGTCGACGTCGTGGCGTTCGCGATGCCGACCGAACGCGACCGCGCCGCGCTCGCCGAGTTCGACGGCATGGACACCCTCGAGGTCGCCTGGGGCGACCTGACCGACCCGGCCGCCGTCGCCGCCGCGATCCGCGGAGTCGACGTCGTGCTGCACGTCGGCGCGGTCGTCTCGCCGCTCGCCGACGAGCAGCCCGAGCTTGCACACCGGGTCAACGTCGGCAGCATGCGCAACATCATCGACGCGGTGCGGGCGCTGCCCGACCCGGCAACGGTCGCGGTCGTGGGCATCGGCACGGTTGCGCAGGCGGGGAGTCGCAACCCGCCGCACCACTGGGGTCGGGTGGGTGATCCGATCCGGGTGTCGCACTTCGACGAGTACGGGCAGAGCAAGGTGATCGCCGAGCGCCTGCTCGTCGACTCCGGCCTGCCGAAGTGGGTGCAACTGCGGCAGACCGGCATCTTCCACCCGGGGATGCTCGAGATCCGCGACCCGATCATGACCCATTCGCCGTTCGGCGGCGTCATGGAGTGGGTGAGCGACGAGGACTCGGCGCGGCTGCTCGCCAACATCTGCGAGCCCGACGTGCCGGCGGAGTTCTGGGGCGGCGTCTACGACATCGGCGGCGGCGACGGATGGCGCCTCACCAACTGGCAGCTCCAGACGGCGCTCGGCGGGGCGATGGGCGTGCGCGACATCCGCCGCTGGTACGACCGGAACTGGTTCGCGACCCGCAACTTCCACGGCATGTGGTACTCCGACAGCGACCGCCTCGAGGAGCTCGTGCCCTTCCGCGAGGACACCTTCGACGACGCGATCGCCCGTGCGATCGCCGCAGCGCCGGCGTCGGTGCGTGCGGCCGGCCGCGTGCCGTCCTGGATCGTGAAGCACCTCGTCATGAAGCCGCTCACCCGGCAGCCGCGCGGCACCATGCACGCGATCGCCGACCGGGACGAGGCCGAGATCGCCGCGCACTTCGGGTCGCTCGACGAGTGGCGCGCCATCGGCGACTGGTCGAGCTTCGAGCCGCCGAATCCGTCGCGCATCCCGACCGAGCTCGATCACGGATACGACGAGTCGAAGGCGCCCGCGGGCTGGTCGGCGCTCGACTACCTCGAGGTCGCCGCGCACCGCGGCGGGTCGCTGCTGAGCGCCGACGTCTCGCGCGGGGACGTCGCGACACCGCTCGCATGGGCGTGCGCATCCGGCCACGAGTTCGCGGCGAGTCCGCGTCTCGTGCTGACGGCCGGGCACTGGTGCCCGGTCTGCGTGACCGACGTCGCCGGCTACGCGCGGCAGGCCGAGGCGAACGCGTTCCTGCGGCAGGTCGTCGATGCCTGA